The DNA sequence TTTCAGGGAGATGCCGGTGATAACTCCCAGAATATGCGGAATATGTCCGGTTAGTCATCATCTGGCCTCCGCCAAGGCCTGCGACGCCATACTGGGGGTTACGATAACCCCTACGGCCCACAAGCTCAGGGAGCTGATGCACATGGGACAGATAGTTCAGTCCCACGCTCTAAGCTTCTTCCACCTCTCCAGTCCCGATCTGCTGTTCGGATTCGACGCCGATCCTGCGGTGAGACACGTCGGAGGAGTCGCAAGGGATTTCCCAGAACTGGCCAAGAGAGGAATCTTTATGAGAAAGTTCGGCCAGGAGCTCATAAAAACCTTGGGCGGCAAGAAAATTCATCCCTGGCACAGCATTCCCGGTGGGGTCAACAGGAGTATCAAGGTAGAGGAAAGGGATCTGTTCCTCAAGGGCCTTCCCGAGCAGAAAGAGGCCATAAAGGACACCATCGAGCTGATCAGGAAATATCTCGAGGATAACGGAGAGGAAGCCAAGAAGTTCGCCACCCTCGAGAGCTCCTACCTCGGGTTGGTGAAGGGCGGAAAACTGGAGCTTTTCGACGGCGACATTCGTCTTCGCGGTCCCAGAGGGCGGATCACCGACGAGTTCCCCGACGTGGAGTATCTGGATCGCATTGGAGAGCATGTCGAGCCCTGGAGTTATCTGAAGTTCCCCTTCTACCGTTCCCTCGGCTTCCCTCAGGGAAGCTACAGGGTCGGTCCTCTTGGAAGGGTCAACGCCTGCGACGATTTCGCCACCCCGGAGGCATCCAAAGAGCTCAAGAGATTCCGGGAGCTTGGAGAGGACGGCATGGTCCACTACACCATGTATACTCACTATGCCAGGTTGATGGAGGTCCTGTACGCTCTGGAGCGTATGGAAGAGCTGCTTTTAGACGAAGACATCACTGGCAGCGATCTCAGGGTTTCCTCCAAGGGACTTCAGCCGGAGGGTATCGGGGTCATAGAGGCTCCCAGAGGAACTCTCATACACCACTACCAGGTGGACGAGATGGGGTCGGTCAAGGCGGTCAATCTCATCGTGGCCACCGGTCATAACAATTACGCAATGAACAAGGGCGTCGAGATGGTCGCCAAGGAGTTTATACACGGTGCAGACGTCAAGGAAGGTGTCCTAAACAGGATGGAGCATGTCATACGTTGTTATGATCCCTGCCTCTCCTGTTCTACCCACGCTGTCGGCAAGATGCCTTTGAAGGTCTCTATAGTGGACGGAGAGGGCAGGGAGATCCGAGAGATCTTAAAGGGTTAGATGAAGGTTCTTCTTGTAGGGTACGGCAACGAGTTTCGTCAGGACGATCGAGTAGGTCACGTCCTGGCTCCGAGGATCGCCGAGTGGCTCGGTGGTCAGGGAGTGGATACGGAGCTATGGCTTGGAGCCCAGTTACTACCCGAGTTGGCCGACGACATGACGTCGGTGGATCTGGCGGTTTTCGTTGACGCGAGTACGGTGGAGCTGCCCGGGGGATTCTCTTTCGACGAGATAGTACCGGACCCCTCTTTGGAGGGGTTGAACATACACTCCATGGGGCCGAGTTGGTTGTTGTCCCTTATGGACGATCTAGGTTATAGGAAACCGAAGACTCTTTTGATATCTGTGACCGGCGTTTCCTTCGACTTTAGCGACGATATAACCGACGAGTGTTCCGGTTTCGTCGATTCGGCGGAAGCGGCGTTCAAGGATTGGTGGGCTCAGGCCTAACTTGGTTCGTTTTTTCGGAGAGAGGGAATATTCCCTCTCTCTTTTTTCTTGTTATGCTGTCACGGAATGCATATAATGAACTGGGTTGTCGATTAGATTGTTTTTCGAGCCTAATTGAGGGGGGTTTATCTGTGAAACGAATAGTGGTAACCGGAGGACTGGGACAGATAGGGACGGAGCTGATCCGCCGACTCAGGAAGGAATACGGCAACGACTGCGTATTGGCAACGGACGTGAAGGAAGAGGGATCGGATCGTCTTGGCGAGGGGCCCTTC is a window from the Dethiosulfovibrio russensis genome containing:
- a CDS encoding hydrogenase maturation protease, whose protein sequence is MKVLLVGYGNEFRQDDRVGHVLAPRIAEWLGGQGVDTELWLGAQLLPELADDMTSVDLAVFVDASTVELPGGFSFDEIVPDPSLEGLNIHSMGPSWLLSLMDDLGYRKPKTLLISVTGVSFDFSDDITDECSGFVDSAEAAFKDWWAQA
- a CDS encoding Ni/Fe hydrogenase subunit alpha, producing the protein MPKERKTIVVNPITRIEGHGKITVYLDESGNVDETRFHVTQFRGFEAFCKGRDFREMPVITPRICGICPVSHHLASAKACDAILGVTITPTAHKLRELMHMGQIVQSHALSFFHLSSPDLLFGFDADPAVRHVGGVARDFPELAKRGIFMRKFGQELIKTLGGKKIHPWHSIPGGVNRSIKVEERDLFLKGLPEQKEAIKDTIELIRKYLEDNGEEAKKFATLESSYLGLVKGGKLELFDGDIRLRGPRGRITDEFPDVEYLDRIGEHVEPWSYLKFPFYRSLGFPQGSYRVGPLGRVNACDDFATPEASKELKRFRELGEDGMVHYTMYTHYARLMEVLYALERMEELLLDEDITGSDLRVSSKGLQPEGIGVIEAPRGTLIHHYQVDEMGSVKAVNLIVATGHNNYAMNKGVEMVAKEFIHGADVKEGVLNRMEHVIRCYDPCLSCSTHAVGKMPLKVSIVDGEGREIREILKG